From Thunnus albacares chromosome 22, fThuAlb1.1, whole genome shotgun sequence, the proteins below share one genomic window:
- the gpha2 gene encoding glycoprotein hormone alpha-2 isoform X1 has product MLGSYILYHSVWILQAAIQMSLCMTSHLCLLVLPVMSLMLLFSPIGWSYENLTPGCHLYPFNVTIRSDRRGTCKGTHLVHACVGYCESSAFPSRYSVLVASNFTHNITSASRCCTISKDAKVKVRLDCPQGRHHDEIEILTARACRCDMCRKSRY; this is encoded by the exons atgCTGGGGTCTTACATACTTTACCATTCTGTTTGGATCCTCCAGGCTGCCATCCAGATGTCGCTGTGCATGACCTCACATCTCTGCCTGCTGGTCCTAccagtgatgtcactgatgcTGCTCTTCTCTCCAATTGGTTGGAGCTATGAGAACCTCACCCCCGGGTGTCACCTATATC ccttCAACGTGACCATCCGCAGTGACCGTCGTGGCACGTGTAAAGGCACCCACCTGGTCCACGCCTGCGTCGGCTACTGCGAGTCCAGCGCCTTCCCGTCCAGATACTCTGTACTGGTGGCCTCCAACTTTACCCACAACATCACCTCCGCTTCACGATGCTGCACCATCAGCAAGGACGCCAAG GTCAAAGTTCGCCTGGACTGCCCTCAAGGTCGTCACCATGACGAAATAGAGATCCTGACAGCGAGGGCGTGTCGCTGCGACATGTGCCGCAAGTCCCGCTACTGA
- the gpha2 gene encoding glycoprotein hormone alpha-2 isoform X2, translated as MSLCMTSHLCLLVLPVMSLMLLFSPIGWSYENLTPGCHLYPFNVTIRSDRRGTCKGTHLVHACVGYCESSAFPSRYSVLVASNFTHNITSASRCCTISKDAKVKVRLDCPQGRHHDEIEILTARACRCDMCRKSRY; from the exons ATGTCGCTGTGCATGACCTCACATCTCTGCCTGCTGGTCCTAccagtgatgtcactgatgcTGCTCTTCTCTCCAATTGGTTGGAGCTATGAGAACCTCACCCCCGGGTGTCACCTATATC ccttCAACGTGACCATCCGCAGTGACCGTCGTGGCACGTGTAAAGGCACCCACCTGGTCCACGCCTGCGTCGGCTACTGCGAGTCCAGCGCCTTCCCGTCCAGATACTCTGTACTGGTGGCCTCCAACTTTACCCACAACATCACCTCCGCTTCACGATGCTGCACCATCAGCAAGGACGCCAAG GTCAAAGTTCGCCTGGACTGCCCTCAAGGTCGTCACCATGACGAAATAGAGATCCTGACAGCGAGGGCGTGTCGCTGCGACATGTGCCGCAAGTCCCGCTACTGA
- the LOC122973419 gene encoding glycoprotein hormone beta-5-like has product MHLHPLSLSFLLLLVARAAVVCVAVTTSTLHSFRGCAVREFSFVAQKPGCKGLRITTEACWGRCHTWEKPVPDPPYIHRQHRVCTYSRTRHMTARLPGCQPNISSLYHYPMALHCHCAVCSTQDTECETF; this is encoded by the exons ATGCATCTGCACCCCTTGTCCCTCTCATTCCTACTCCTCCTGGTTGCCCGGGCAGCCGtggtgtgtgttgctgtgaCGACCAGCACGCTCCACAGTTTCCGGGGCTGTGCGGTGCGAGAGTTCTCCTTTGTGGCCCAGAAGCCTGGCTGCAAGGGATTGCGTATCACCACGGAGGCCTGCTGGGGGCGCTGTCACACCTGGGAG AAACCTGTGCCGGATCCTCCCTACATCCACCGACAACACCGTGTGTGTACGTACAGTCGTACCCGTCACATGACCGCCCGCCTGCCGGGCTGCCAGCCCAACATCTCCTCTCTCTACCACTATCCCATGGCTCTGCACTGCCACTGTGCCGTCTGCTCCACGCAGGACACCGAGTGTGAGACCTTCTGA